One genomic segment of Hordeum vulgare subsp. vulgare chromosome 2H, MorexV3_pseudomolecules_assembly, whole genome shotgun sequence includes these proteins:
- the LOC123429949 gene encoding protein DETOXIFICATION 40-like: MGPGDHAGVHSVDGRLEALLSGGGGARRMAAAAALELRLLAPLAAPAVAVYMLIIVMSSATQIFCGQLGNVQLAAASLGNNGIQVFAYGLMLGMGSAVETLCGQAYGAEMYEMLGVYLQRSTVLLMATGVPLAAMYAFSEPILLLLGQSPEIAGAAAEFAYGLIPQIFAYAANFPIQKFLQAQSIVAPSAYILAASMALHVAMSWVAVYRLGLGLLGASLTLSLTWWVLVAGQFAYIVLSPRCKETWTGFTWAAFADLAGFAKLSAASAVMLALEVWYFQVLILLAGMLPDPQLALDSLTVCTSIQSWVFMISVGFNAAASVRVGNELGAGNPRSAAFSAWIVTAMSALIAVVAGVVVFLLRHKLSYIFTGGEAVSRAVADLCPLLVGTIVLCGIQPVLSGVAVGCGWQALVAYINIGCYYFIGVPLGALLGFKFDYGIKGLWGGMIGGTLIQTIILLWITFRTDWNKEVEEARRRLDKWDDAKQPLLANMQR; the protein is encoded by the exons ATGGGTCCGGGTGATCATGCCGGCGTCCATTCCGTGGACGGTCGGCTGGAGGCCCTgctctccggcggcggcggggcacggcgcatggcggcggcggcggcgctggagctgCGGCTGCTTGCTCCGCTGGCCGCGCCGGCCGTGGCCGTGTACATGCTGATCATCGTGATGTCGTCGGCCACCCAGATCTTCTGCGGCCAGCTCGGCAACGTGcagctcgccgccgcctccctcggcAACAACGGCATCCAGGTGTTCGCCTACGGCCTCATG CTCGGGATGGGGAGCGCGGTGGAGACGCTGTGTGGGCAGGCGTACGGCGCCGAGATGTACGAGATGCTGGGCGTGTACCTGCAGCGGTCGACGGTGCTCCTCATGGCGACCGGCGTGCCGCTGGCCGCCATGTACGCATTCTCGGAGCCCATCCTCCTCCTGCTCGGGCAGTCGCCGGAGATCGCCGGCGCAGCGGCGGAGTTCGCGTACGGCCTCATCCCGCAGATCTTCGCATACGCGGCCAACTTCCCCATCCAGAAGTTCCTGCAGGCGCAGAGCATCGTGGCTCCCAGCGCCTACATCCTGGCGGCCAGCATGGCGCTGCACGTGGCAATGAGCTGGGTGGCGGTGTATAGGCTGGGCCTAGGCCTGCTGGGCGCGTCGCTCACGCTGAGCCTGACGTGGTGGGTCCTGGTGGCAGGGCAGTTCGCGTACATCGTGTTGAGCCCGAGGTGCAAGGAGACATGGACCGGGTTCACGTGGGCCGCGTTCGCCGACCTGGCGGGCTTCGCCAagctgtcggccgcgtcggcggtgaTGCTGGCGCTGGAGGTGTGGTACTTCcaggtgctcatcctcctcgccggCATGCTGCCCGACCCACAGCTCGCACTTGATTCACTCACCGTCTG CACCTCGATTCAGTCATGGGTGTTCATGATCTCCGTGGGCTTCAACGCCGCTGCCAG CGTGAGGGTGGGGAATGAACTTGGCGCCGGGAACCCAAGGTCTGCCGCGTTCTCCGCATGGATAGTCACCGCCATGTCCGCGCTCATAGCAGTCGTAGCCGGCGTTGTGGTCTTCCTGCTCAGGCACAAGCTCAGCTACATCTTCACAGGCGGCGAGGCCGTCTCGCGTGCCGTCGCCGATCTCTGCCCTTTGCTTGTCGGCACCATTGTGCTCTGCGGAATCCAGCCCGTGCTATCAG GTGTTGCTGTTGGCTGTGGGTGGCAAGCATTGGTAGCATACATCAACATTGGATGCTATTACTTCATCGGCGTACCCCTTGGCGCGCTCCTGGGCTTCAAGTTTGACTATGGAATCAAG ggatTGTGGGGAGGCATGATTGGAGGCACACTCATCCAAACAATTATCCTATTGTGGATCACATTCAGAACTGACTGGAATAAGGAG GTCGAGGAGGCGAGGAGAAGACTGGACAAGTGGGACGACGCAAAGCAGCCTCTCCTTGCTAACATGCAGCGATGA